In Paenibacillus guangzhouensis, a single window of DNA contains:
- a CDS encoding MerR family transcriptional regulator, whose translation MKIGELSKSTGVSIRSLRYYEQQGLITADRQENGYRTYSPLMIEKVNTIKFYLSLGFTTEQIASFLHCVMMNKESFCSQIVPIYKQKLAEIEEQIQLLSQLRTNLLDRIEAVTAENPNPLEREFDVHEDINTR comes from the coding sequence TTGAAAATCGGTGAATTATCCAAAAGCACGGGAGTCAGCATTCGATCCTTGCGTTATTACGAGCAACAAGGCTTAATCACAGCGGATCGACAAGAGAATGGGTACAGAACTTATAGCCCGCTCATGATCGAGAAAGTCAATACCATTAAGTTCTATCTTAGTCTTGGCTTCACAACCGAACAAATCGCCAGCTTCCTGCACTGCGTCATGATGAACAAAGAGTCCTTCTGCAGTCAGATTGTCCCCATTTATAAGCAAAAGCTTGCGGAGATTGAAGAGCAAATTCAATTGTTGAGTCAACTGAGAACCAATCTGCTGGATCGAATCGAAGCGGTCACAGCCGAAAATCCTAACCCATTGGAGCGTGAATTCGATGTCCATGAAGACATTAACACAAGATAA